In Brassica napus cultivar Da-Ae chromosome A3, Da-Ae, whole genome shotgun sequence, the sequence AAAGCAAACATTTTATCGTTAGAAAATAAGAATCATATTCTAGTTAGCCTTTTCTGTATTTCTTTTTATGTGTTTATTGGCTGCATTTACAATTTCAAAATGATGTTTGATAGAAGCACTGaacgttttatttatttattgaatcaCAAACACAATGGTTTAGCATGTAAATATAAACACAAGACTCATTTGAATGTAGAAGAAACAGAGCATTGATGTAAATTTGAGTTATATATTCCTCTATTTCACCAACTTTATGAGTGTATTTgcattttatatgtaccatccaTTGTCTTTGATGATGTTGACTTGTTATAATTAAATACAGTTTGATGGGATCGTTTGTTCCATTTGGTGGATTCTTCTCAACACCTTTTGACATGAAACTACCTTTCTCCGGTTTTGACAAGGAAATCACCGAACCGGTTTCTTCCATATCCGACCAGACCCAATCTACCTTGCCACCTTGGTTGCAGATGACCACAATACCCGATTTAAACCAAAAATCTGATCCCAAGGTCCGTCTACTTTTCTCTTCTCCTACTTTTAATATCTCCCACACTCATCAAATTCGATTTCTTGGACTACAAGCTTCCTCGGTTGACTATGTTATGTTAATTTCAACGTGTATTTACATTCCCTCAGTGCAGACCAAAGAAGGGTTGGAATCATTTTGTGGTAATAACTCCACGAGCAGTGCTTCTGCATCAACCGGTTCAGCTAAATCGGTCACGACTGATCTGAATCTAAGGATGTGTCCGGTCACCCCAGGCTTTGGTCTCAAGACACGATCTGCGTCCTCTGCTTGCTTGGATAATCCAAGGGATCTCAACGCAGAGAGCTTCAAGATTATATACCAAAGGTTAACCAATAGAGTTTCAGGGCAAGATGAGGCTGCTAGGGTTATCAGCTGCGCATTATCACAACCACCTAAGATTAGCACTAGAAGAGATGTTTGGCTCAATTTGGTTGGACATGATAACGTAGGTAAGAGGAGAATGTCGCTTGTGCTTGCTGAGATTGTGTATCAAAGTGAACACAGATTCATGCCCGTTGATCTTGGTGTTGCGGATCATGGAATGAGCGGTTGTGATGATGTGATGCTGTTGAGAGGAAAGACAATGGTGGATCATATCTTTGAAGTGATGTGTAGGAACCCTTTCTGTGTAGTGTTCCTTGAGAACATTGACAAGGCTGATGAGAAGCTGCAGGTAAGCTTGTCTAAGGCTATTGAAACTGGAAAGTTTATGGATTCGCATGGAAGAGAAGTTGGTATCGGAAACACAACGTTTGTTATGACTTCGTCGTCAGTACAAGATTATGGAACAGTAACCACTTATTCTGAAGAGCAACTCTTGAGAGTAAAAGACATGCAAGTGGAGATATGGATCGAAACTGCGTCCTGTCTGAGCTCGGAGAAAAAGAGGAAGCTAGGTTTGGGAGAAACTGTAGAGACGGGGAAAAGGTTGAACAGAACAACTAATGGAGTTCTTGATCTGAACCTTCCGGCGCAAGAAACCGAGGAAACATATCAGAACTCAAAGCTTTGGTTAGTGAATTTGAAGAAACACGACAGTCTCATTAAGGTTCCTTTTAAGCCTTTTGACTTTGAAGGATTAGCAGAAAGAATCAAAAGGATCTTAAAAGAAACATTTGCAAAGTGTGTGAGATCAGATTGTTTGCTGGAGATTGACCCTAAGATCATGGAACGATTACTAGCAGCTATTTATTTCTCGGACAATAGAAAAGATATCATCAAAGAGTTGATGGAGAAAGTAATGGCTAAAGTGTTCTTGCATGTTAAAGAAAGGTATGAAATCACTTCTGGTTGTGTAGTAAAACTGGTTGGCCGAGATCTTGACGTTTTGAGTGAGGACGAAATGGACTTGTTCCTTGTAAAATCTCAGCAGGTTAAAAAGTAGGCGTGAGATTTATTTGTGAAGTGGATAAGATAAGGTAGAGTTTAGTTATAGGTGGTGTTGTTGTCCTTTTGTGTTGATATACTAGTATATTAATGTGTGTTACGATGATATATCATGTAATTGTGACTGGGTCGTGTCcgtgtttgtatgtataagtTTTTTCTGTAAATTAATAGTTGTTTgcttatatatttcaaataaatattGCTTACCCGAAGGGCCAGCCCAGTCTTCCAAGTACCTAAATCAATGTCATAAATATTGTACATCATTTGGTGACTCGGTCCTACAATCTGATCTAATTTGTTGATGAGTTTGTGAAATATTTTGGAGGCgtaacaaaaaaatcatattgtCCTCACTCAAAACGATAAGatggtattttaaaatttattaaaagagaaagtTAAAGGTTTTGGATTAATAAGTGGGGAAATGATAAGGAAATGGAAAAAGTGGAATCGGGCGGCCAAGTGAATGACATTTTCTGTCACCCACCCAAACTCCAAAGAAGAGAAGGCGTGTCTCACTTTCTCTCTCGTGCCGCAAGCTTTTCAAGGCGTGTTCCTCACTTGCTTTACTCCATTACAAGTAGTAGTCTCCTACTAGAAGACCAACAACAACAAGTTGGATCTCTTTGTTCATCAGTGACATATATTAAATTGAAAACCACTGAGACAAGAGTATCTATAAGAACATTGAGATAAAGTTTGATCTCTGTTTAATGATTGTTTAAGCGTTTGTTCTTGTATTTATTCTTTGAAAATATGGCGTGTGTTTTcagaatatattttatttaaattgttgTAGACTCACAGTAGGCTAATCAAAGCGCGTCCTACAGCGCACCGCACAGATACTCTCTCACGGTACACATCCCCAACTCCACCATTTACCATTAATCGACCACATATATTGATGctctctttaattttatttttcagttcaaaattttcttaatatcGAAGGATCTTATTTCTGGACACGCACACGCACACCCATACATTTATATGGTCAGACAGTGGATCTggtcagacaaaaaaaaaattgaatgtcttttaaattaaactatcttGTCCAGATATTCTTTAACTATTCTGTAATTGCACCTCAACTAATTTCCAAGTTTTGTAACCAACATAtttgtaaccaaacaaacaTAAAACTATTATGAGAGAATATTTAACTAGAGCGCCTGAATTTAGTGGATGGGTTAGGTTATTTCCCTTTGAGATTTTTATTATCCAAACAAAGTGATCGATCTAACTTCAAATTtccgcgcttgtgtggtcttggcctagTTTCATCCGTTTTCcagttgctcttttgattatatctcaagagtggttgaaaagattgatgttagcgggacAAATGaccattcggcgtatgagtggtgattggatagctagtgtttgtaggctctgtgctcgcgcacccaactacagaccaactatcttcctcagtttcttcactagcatagttttatgcttgttgaactgatccggggcctgtgttgcgtaccccTCTGGAaagaattgttaagctttgcttaaaatgttgattgcggcatctccttcagtggggaagtcaTGAACACATAATCCGATCAGCActtgttttagaaaaaacaaaacaggtACATAAACTACAATCTAGCTCAACAGAAGCTGGTttctaaaaacaataaatatttccGGACAAGACTTTTTCTATAAAGAGAAAgttgacacaaaaaaaaaagaatgggtGTTGTTTATTCCCCTCATGAAACTTGCTTTTGgtcattataaaaatacattttgaaaaaatcaatgAGATAGGAGTAATATTTATGCAAAAGACTAAACAAATTGAGTAGAAACAGTCAGCAAAACAGTGACATCCTTACCTTTTAAAAGTTCCCCAGTTTTGACTTTTGACCTAAACCATTTCCATGATGACGAgtagaagaaacaaaaacaacaaaaaatacaataatataaaatttaagaaaaggaGACCAAGAAAGGTAGACGAAAGGAAGAGGGCAacttcctctcttcttcttcgcaACGAAGCTTTCTTTTTAAAAGGAGCCTTTACGTCGTCTCTATTAATCCTTCTTCTTTAGAAACCCAAACCACTTCTTTAATTCTTCTCTAAACCTTCCAGAGTTTGTAACTTTGCTATTGATTTTCCTCTCACCTTCCTGCAAAGCTATATCTTCTTCTCTAGAGGTATATGATTCCCCTTCCTTGCAAGGTTGCATTTAcgagtttgtttttttctctgtttttgctttttctttaaaaagtattttatcaGGCTTCTTCATCTTTTGTATGGCTTTAGAAACGATCGTTCGCTTGAATCATTAGAGATTATTCTATTCCTTTTATTGAGTTTTTCCCTCTATAGCTTGTGGTTTTCTGTTTCTCCTCCTTTGATAGGGATCTTCTTGCTTCTTGCTCCTTACGTTTTGTTCGCTTTTGAATCTCACAGAAGAGATGTGCGGCTCAGAGAGAAACCTCTGCTCTTCAAGAACCATTTTAACAGAAGATGAACTCATGAGGGCCAAAGCAGAACAAGAGCGTGTTGACGCCACCATGTGTCTTCTTGAATACGCAGCATGCGACGATCTACCATCGTTCAAGAGACAAACCGAAGAGAACTCGCTGGACATCAACGAACCGGGCTTGTGGTACTGCAAACGGGTCGGGTCAAAGAAGATGGGTTTCCAAGAAAGAACACCTCTCATGGTTGCTGCTATGTACGGAAGCATCGAAGTTCTAACTTACATAATCTCCACAGGAAGATCAGACGTGAACAGAGTTTCAAGCGACGAGGAGAAAGTCACAGCTCTTCACTGTGCTGTTTCTGGCTGTTCTGTCTCTATCGTCCAAGTCATCAAGATCTTGCTTGATGCCTCTGCTTCACCTAATAACGTTGACGCTAATGGGAATAAACCGGTTGATATATTGGTTCAAGCTTCTCGGTTTATACCTAACCAGACTAGAAAAGCGGTTGAGCTTCTGTTAACCGGAATAATTAGTtcagaagaggaggaagtgaTGAAGAGTGTTGTGAGTAAGTATCCAGCAGATGCAACTCTCCCTGATATCAACGAAGGTGTTTATGGAACAGACGAGTTTAGGATGTTTAGCTTCAAGGTCAAGCCATGTTCTAGGGCTTACTCACACGACTGGACCGAGTGTCCTTTTGTTCATCCTGGCGAGAACGCGAGGAGGAGAGATCCGAGGAAGTTTCCTTACAGCTGTGTCCCTTGTCTTGAGTTTCGTAAAGGGTCTTGTCCTAAAGGAGATTCTTGCGAGTATGCGCACGGTGTTTTCGAGTCTTGGCTTCACCCTGCTCAGTATAAGACACGGCTTTGTAAAGACGAGACGTGTTGcgcaaggaaggtttgtttctttGCTCATAGGAGGGATGAGCTGAGAGCTGTTAATGCTTCCACTGGCTCAGCAATTGTTTCACCGCCGATGTCTCCTTCATCGCCTATGGGTAATAATTTGTCTCCAAGAGACGGTGGTTTATGGCAGAACAGAGTTAATGGCCTTACACCACCACCGTTGCAGCTTAACGGTAGTAGACTGAAGTCGAGTTTGAGCGCTAGAGATATGGATATGGAGATGGAGCTAAGGCTTCGTCGTGGTGCTTATGATTCTCCTTCTTCTGTGATGCAACTTCAGTCTCCAAGCTGGAGCCATTACCCTTCTTCTCCTATGAGGCAACCGCCGCCACACGGGTTCGAGTCTTCAGCGGCTATGGCAGCTGCGGTGATGAACGCGAGATCCTCAGCGTTTGCTAGACGCAGTTTGAGTTTCAAACCAGCTCCGGTTGCTACTTCGAATGTTGTTTCGGAGTGGGGATCGCCTAACGGGAAGCTTGAGTGGGGAATGCAAAGAGAGGAGATGAACAAGATGAGGAGAAGTGCCTCCTTTGGCATTCAcggaaacaacaacaacagttaCAACAATGTGTCGGTTTCTGTAAGAGACTACAGTGATGAGCCAGATGTCTCCTGGGTGAACTCTTTGGTGAAAGAGAGTGAGCCTGAGAGAGCCTTTGGGTTGAATGAGCGGGTAGGGAACACGTTTAAGGTGCGGTCGTGGGCAGAGCAAATGTACATAGACCATGAGAAGCAGCAGATTGTGGCATAAGAAGCAGATAAAATGAGACTTCGTTGCTTTTCTTATGGGCCGGCCTCTCATCTAACAAAGTCTTGAGAATAATTCTTTGATATGTGTTTGACTccatagtttttattatatgttctttatattttcttgttcttttttttcatgTCATTCTCTTGTCTTTTGTGACACTATGTAATGATTAAAACGAAATAATTGATTAATGAGCTCAAATGTTCTCCTGAATGAAGTTAATGGCTTTGTATGTCTCAGTAGTAGTAATACTATACTCCATATTTGTTCCTAAAAGTAATTTCTATAATATTCACAACATTcacaatattaataatataataaatatttaccattaatttattatttaattatattatatagtttttaatatGATCAACTaatgatatttaattaatttaaatataattaatgtttcGTAAGAGTATACAActcttaatatttaaaattaatattttcataagactttttttttacagcaagaCATTTACAAACTCATATTGATTCTGTAAATCAATTGAGTAACTCtgcatgtgaacgacaaaagacggttgctttctaatattttcataagactagTATTTTCAAAATGAAGAAATACAATATAGAATACTATAAATTGAAGTGCTTAGATAATTTGGACCTATTGAAGATTCGTATTCCTTCTGTTTtgcaaaaaatgttatttttatattttatacagattaaaattaattacaaagTTGAatgaaattttaacattttttatgtaacaagaaaaaaaataacactATTCTATAAAAAGAGGGAGTATTACAACTGAGAAAGAAGTTACCTGAACTAGAACATAACTCTGCTAGTGCTAACTATGAGGGAGTAGTTcattgatttgatttgttttttcgCTAAAAAGAAGGTCAGGAGCATCATGCAGAATGTGGTCTAGTAGTACAAAATAAAATccttaaaaatcacattaaaaatCTTTCACTTTCTGGTGTTATCGATGTGTATTAATGCTAATCACCTGTTCTCGAGGTTGCCCATATATAAACTACACATGGATTTGAGATTCAAATATATATCAGCTTATACACTAGTAGTATTAAACTGTACCATAAAGAATTTGAGACAAGATTCTTGTAAAACTAATGAGGTCATTACTAGTGTTTTGATTCTTTAGGTAGGGTTAAGACAAGTTTCAAtcattataaaagaaaaaaaaactactacaTAATAGCAACTTTTAGACAATTACtacttttttttacattttctttgGCAAACTCTATAATGAGTTGCCCTTTAAAAAGAACTCCATAATGAGTTAAGTCTGAGAGAAAGACACCTACATTTTAATTTGAAAggaggaaaaaagaagaaatcatgTGGCCACCAGTTAAGCTTTTAAGACCAAAATAACCAATCAGTACTATCCACAGTAAAGTCTATATCGTATTATTCATAAACTATTTAATAATCCTTATCTTCTTTTCTGTTTATATGATTAAATAtccagctctctctctctctcagccaCCTACCGACACTTACATAACTGTTCAAAAACgtcatcttctttcttctttactcttcttcttctttatcagATACAACCCTCAGGAGTGATCATGAAACAGATGAGAAAGAGTAATCTTTCGATCTTTGCAGTCGTCTTTTCCCTTTTTCTCGTCGGGATCATCATGTACAATGACAACGTCAAATCCATTGCGTACTTAACATCCTCAAGCCCATTCTCTAGTTTATTTGAAGACGGAGGGGCCGTGGAGTTGCCACCGGAGGAGTGCGATCTCTTCACCGGAAAATGGGTATTCGACAACAAGACGCATCCATTGTACAAAGAGGAGCAGTGCGAGTTCTTGACGGAGCAAGTGACTTGCTTAAGAAACGGAAGGAAAGATTCTCTGTTTCAGAACTGGAGATGGCAACCTAGAGACTGTTCTTTGCCAAAGTAAAGCTAAATTGTTTTTAAGATGTTCTGTTCTTTTACGTTTTAAGACAATATGATTTTGATGTTATTGTGTTACTGATTTTGGTTTGAAGATTCAAAGCGAGAGTGTTGCTAGAGAAGTTGAGGAACAAGAGGTTGATGTTTGTGGGTGACTCGCTAAACCGGAACCAATGGGAATCAATGGTTTGTTTGGTTCAATCAGTGGTTGCTCCCGGTAGAAAAAGCTTAAACCAGACCGGTTCTCTCACCACTTTTCAAATCCAGGTAAAGTAGTAACACTTGTGATACAGTACTGACACTAGTGAGTAGTgacattattctttttttggGTCTATTCAATAtagtatttgattttattttgaaatgatttgatTTTAATGAACTTTTAGATAGTTTAAGGTGAATTATGAAAGTTattgtgattttatttaaaattctatttgaAACCACAATTTAAAGTTGGATATTGTGATAttagaacatttttttataaaatttactatttataatatttccaaCAACAATGAATTTCGAATTACTTTGAAAATCACAAGTTCTTAACActgaaatttgaatttttttttaaaaaaaaattgtgtttaaaTAACaacagtttttatttttttaaatacaaatcacaccaaattccacttgattttttattcttattttgggtttttattaataaaa encodes:
- the LOC106438042 gene encoding protein SMAX1-LIKE 8-like, with the translated sequence MPTAVNVAKQCLTTESSYALEEAVNVARRRGHSQTTSLHAVSALLSLPTSVLRDACARVRNSAYSPRLQFKALDLCLSVSLDRIQSGHQQPGSDDPPISNSLMAAIKRSQAHQRRLPESFRLYQEMSQSSQNSSSLSCVKVELRQLILSILDDPVVSRVFGEAGFRSSELKLSIIRPIPHLFRYSSPRGQQQQPLFLCNVTGNRPEPELNPVRWGFSVSNRNLTGDSSDHRRISDVFTREKGRNPLLVGVSAYGVLNDFFKSLENRTDGLMAINIGSEISDQIKVKFDKTFIDARFRDLGKVAEQGSGAGLVLNYGDLRVFTEGEGNVSAASYIVGKVSELLRRSGRRVWLIGATASNDVYEKMVRKFPNVEKDWDLQLLTITNTLRSCSPHHKSSLMGSFVPFGGFFSTPFDMKLPFSGFDKEITEPVSSISDQTQSTLPPWLQMTTIPDLNQKSDPKTKEGLESFCGNNSTSSASASTGSAKSVTTDLNLRMCPVTPGFGLKTRSASSACLDNPRDLNAESFKIIYQRLTNRVSGQDEAARVISCALSQPPKISTRRDVWLNLVGHDNVGKRRMSLVLAEIVYQSEHRFMPVDLGVADHGMSGCDDVMLLRGKTMVDHIFEVMCRNPFCVVFLENIDKADEKLQVSLSKAIETGKFMDSHGREVGIGNTTFVMTSSSVQDYGTVTTYSEEQLLRVKDMQVEIWIETASCLSSEKKRKLGLGETVETGKRLNRTTNGVLDLNLPAQETEETYQNSKLWLVNLKKHDSLIKVPFKPFDFEGLAERIKRILKETFAKCVRSDCLLEIDPKIMERLLAAIYFSDNRKDIIKELMEKVMAKVFLHVKERYEITSGCVVKLVGRDLDVLSEDEMDLFLVKSQQVKK
- the LOC106438040 gene encoding zinc finger CCCH domain-containing protein 29, which encodes MCGSERNLCSSRTILTEDELMRAKAEQERVDATMCLLEYAACDDLPSFKRQTEENSLDINEPGLWYCKRVGSKKMGFQERTPLMVAAMYGSIEVLTYIISTGRSDVNRVSSDEEKVTALHCAVSGCSVSIVQVIKILLDASASPNNVDANGNKPVDILVQASRFIPNQTRKAVELLLTGIISSEEEEVMKSVVSKYPADATLPDINEGVYGTDEFRMFSFKVKPCSRAYSHDWTECPFVHPGENARRRDPRKFPYSCVPCLEFRKGSCPKGDSCEYAHGVFESWLHPAQYKTRLCKDETCCARKVCFFAHRRDELRAVNASTGSAIVSPPMSPSSPMGNNLSPRDGGLWQNRVNGLTPPPLQLNGSRLKSSLSARDMDMEMELRLRRGAYDSPSSVMQLQSPSWSHYPSSPMRQPPPHGFESSAAMAAAVMNARSSAFARRSLSFKPAPVATSNVVSEWGSPNGKLEWGMQREEMNKMRRSASFGIHGNNNNSYNNVSVSVRDYSDEPDVSWVNSLVKESEPERAFGLNERVGNTFKVRSWAEQMYIDHEKQQIVA